The genomic window TGAAGCTTTAGATCAGGTGCTACTTCACGGGCCACTAACAGTACAGCAGGATCACCGAATATTATTGCATCTGCACCTACCTCACTGACAAATTGTACGTAGTCTGAAAGCTCATCAACCTTGTCATTATGAAATATCGCATTCATCGCAACATATACTTTTGTATTTTTAGCATGTGCTATATCAATTGATTTCCTTATATCATCTCGTGAAAACTCACCAGCTAAACGAAGACCGTAACGTTGTTCACCAACAACAAGTGCAGTTGCTCCTGCCTCAATTAACGGCAATATGTCTTCTATCTTTTTTGGTGTAACTAATAATTCAGGTTTTTTAGTCATCTATATGTCACCTCGTTTTCTCGTTATTGCTAATCCATCCCCTATTGGAACAAAAGTGGTTGTGAAGCTTGGATGCTTTGCTAACCACTCATTATAGCCTTTAATTTTTCTTACTAATTGTCGTACTCTCCTATTTTCTATTTCACTTTGTTCTTTTGTAGGCAACCCTTTATAAAGAACATTATCACTTATAACAACACCACGATTGGTAAGCATCGGGGTATATAAATTAAAAAAGCGTTCATATTGACCTTTTGCTGCATCTATAAAAACGGCATCAAATACTCCGAACGTTTGTATCTGTTCTGATACTTCTAAAGCATCACCAAATATAATAGATATTCTGTCTGATAAACCTGCTTGTCCAATATAAAAAAGAGCTTTATCATAACGCTCTTTGTTTCTTTCTATCGTAACAATCTTCGTATCAGGTAATGCTAAAGCCATTCTTGTTGCAGAATATCCAATTGCCGTACCTAATTCTAAAATTGTTTTTGGATTTTGAAGCTGCAAAATCATTAGTAGTGTCTCAATAGAAATGACATCCATAATGGGCACTTCATGCTCTAAAGCGTATCGCTC from Bacillus sp. HMF5848 includes these protein-coding regions:
- a CDS encoding O-methyltransferase, whose translation is MLNSDINTYLTSLLPNKSSLILDMERYALEHEVPIMDVISIETLLMILQLQNPKTILELGTAIGYSATRMALALPDTKIVTIERNKERYDKALFYIGQAGLSDRISIIFGDALEVSEQIQTFGVFDAVFIDAAKGQYERFFNLYTPMLTNRGVVISDNVLYKGLPTKEQSEIENRRVRQLVRKIKGYNEWLAKHPSFTTTFVPIGDGLAITRKRGDI